The sequence below is a genomic window from Dictyostelium discoideum AX4 chromosome 5 chromosome, whole genome shotgun sequence.
acaataataatttgagaAGTACAAGTTGTTCCAATCCAAGGTGAATAACAGATACAACCTGTTGGTGAACAAAAACCTTGAGTTTTACCACCACATTCTGGATTACCAAGACATTTTTGTGGTGGGTTGGTTGgaattggtgttgttgtagGTATTGGTGTTGTGGTTggtgttgtggttgtggttggtgttggtgaagGAGATTCAGTAGGTGTTGGTGGGATAGTtgcattaaaataaattggatTAACAGTATATATGTTTGATGTTAATGTATCACTTGTTGAAAATGTAATATCAAAAGGTTTATTAGTTGATTTAATTCCAGATATTTTAATTGCTGATGATTCATAAACTACTAAAGGTGGGAATGAATGAGGTGCTAATGTACCATCTCTATAAACAATATTAACTTGAATAACATTTGAAAAACCTCTACCATATAGAAccaaatcattatcatctgaATAAAATCTATCAGTTGATTTAATAGTAGGTTGATTAAATGAGTATGTAGTATTTGCGTAATAACCAGAAGTAACTGTAGATAAATCCTTTGGAGTATAACCATAAAAGTAACCACCATTATTTACAATACcatatattgaaaaaatcaattgatttggATAACCAAAGCCAATTGGTAATTCTGTTGAACATTTATAAACAACCTCAACATTATTAtatgatattaatattgtatCTCTACATTCAACTAAAccagaaaataatgaatttatataAACAATTGGTAATTGATCTTGTTTTATTGTAGATGTACTTGTaccaaatgaaaaatcaaatgagATTGTTCTATTTGTTGCACCTACGTCAATGACTGATGTTGATGGTGTAAATGATAATAAGCTTGGTTTTGAATCTACTAATGTTGAATCTGAGCATTCAAATGGTACAATTGTAATATCAATacctttatttaataaattgagGAATGGATTAAGTATTGCTGCGTTTGCAAGTATAGgtgtatataaataaaatcttgaagctattttatttgtatcaaataatataacCTTAATAATTCTATATTCTTGTGATATACATGGTtgagtaatattaattaaaatttgatattgGCAATTGAATTTATCACCAATTACATCATCAATTGTAAAATTGAAATGATAAGTTGAACTATCAATCGAACCCATTACTTTAATATAACCACTTTCAAACCCATTTAAATCATCTGTAATATTAAATCTCCAGCCAATTGTACCTGTtgttgaaattattgaaccatttccaattttttcaaatgaacTAAATAATGGACCTTGATTATCAAGTACTATAATTTAcaataacaaaaaattagtttcttttttttttattattagatatattaaaaaaattattattaaaaaggtaaaaactTACTTGTATTATTTGCAATTAAaggttcaattaattcattactATGTATACCCAATAGATTTCCATAGAATACTGTATATAGAATTTTTCCAAACATATTATTCTTTGGTACAATGAATTTGCATTCATACTTTTTAGTTTGAGCATTGTATTTAAATGGAAGCTTAACAATCATTCCATCGGAATCACTACTATCTCTTTCAACTGGGAAtgaaataatatcaattaataataaagataatgattttttaattggaacataatcattaaaatcaatatacATAATATTATAAGAATTATCTGTCAAATCtaaattattctttaaaaatgttaTGTTAAAGtttgtaatatttaatactaaaattaaaaaattaataattaataaatgacattgatttttttttttttttttttttttttttttttttttttttttttttaatttttaaatgatactTACCAAATTTGATTTCTAGTGGTAAATCGAAAATAACTAAAGGATCTATAGAAATTACATCACCTGGGTTATAATCTTTACCATTTCCCAATTGATCATAAATTGAAACATAAAGAAGTTGATCGGGTGTACCAACTATTTCAAAAACACCATCGTAAATTGTACCACTAACTAATGTTCCTGAACCAAAAGCATTTAAAGGTGAGTAAGTATTAATGGATCTAACACCAGAAGaactttcaatttttaaacttaatatatacatataatcTGATACCTTGGTATATCTATATGATATTAATTGAGGTGGTGTAGAAACTTTAGTTGGAAATGTTAAACTTTgataaatttcaatattcGATGAGGAAGAGcctatataaaaataatttgaagcAGTTGGAGAAGTTTCCTTTAATCTATTAAATGAAGTTTTGAATTCATAATTTGCGTTATTACCTGAATAAAAACCATATGGCCAACTTTGATATACAGTAACcccatatatatataaaaataaatcagtACCTTGATATTGATATCCATTGTAAAAACTAAGAGAATTTATTAGAGCTTCAGTATTTTCTTGAGATAAATAAGTTGAAGTTGGTCCCATCATTGgtatatttaaatctttaattattattatttattttttatttattttaaaattaataattaataattaataattaatagttaatagttaataattaataattaataataatttataatacaaACCTGTGATATTTGGGTTATATACTGTTGAATCAATAGAGCTATATCCATTTGCAGTTACAAGTGTACTACCTCCCATAATTGAACCAATATATGTCATATTTCCTTTTGTACCTTTAATTGGAAGACTATATATAGGAGAATacataaagaaataatattgatatggTCTCGCTATATTTGTATTGATTGTTGATTGAACTACTGGATTACAACTAGACCcaaattgattaaaattatattctgTTGATAATATTTCTGGTGGATAAAATGTTTCTATATGACTTGTTGGTAAATCAACTTgattgacttttttttttttttttttttttttttttttttttttttttatatatatatggaaataaattaataactattaaattataattttaattttaataataaacactTACATTGACTATaatatgattttaatttaaaagaaatatttctatcattaccaaaatcaaatgtTACATCTAAATCATCAGTAATATTTTGTTGAttgaattgataaatttgcagcaaataattaaaacgcGATTCACCTGTTACTATTACAGAACCATAGGAATTCTTTAATCTTATTCCAACTGCTTGGTCAGATTTTTCAAGTCCAGTAAGTGAAATGTAGTATAAGAAAGAACTATAAAGGTAAATTGGAGTTAAATATTCactaatatttaatttatcgaattggaaatctttttttttttttaaataatattaaaattaatatttgaacttaataaattacaccaaatcaatttttttttttttttattttttttttttttttattttttttttttttttataataaattataataacttACCATTACAAGTTAATGTTAATTGATATGTGTGGTCAATTGTATCATTTGTTGAAAATGTTATTACTTGATAATTAATTCCAAAGTTTTGATTATATTGTGTTGCAAGAATAAACATATAggaattttctttttgaaattctttttcaatagaaaaatttgtattattagtGATTGCACCTGTAATTGAAAAACCACTTTGAGCTGTTATATAAATTTGGTAACTTTTATATTGGCAATAAGAGTGTTCACTCGAAGCTGGAGAATAAACATAAGTTGGGTTAATATTAACTACTGAAGCTTGTATGGTTGACTCGGGTGATAATGGCGCGAATTGGGAATTACTgaaatttccaaaataaaaaataaataaaaataaaattgttgttaatattttcattttttagatttttaaattataataattaattaaaatgattaataaaaaaaaaaataaaaaaagaaaagttttttttttttatgtttttttatgttttttatgttttt
It includes:
- a CDS encoding EGF-like domain-containing protein, with protein sequence MKILTTILFLFIFYFGNFSNSQFAPLSPESTIQASVVNINPTYVYSPASSEHSYCQYKSYQIYITAQSGFSITGAITNNTNFSIEKEFQKENSYMFILATQYNQNFGINYQVITFSTNDTIDHTYQLTLTCNDFQFDKLNISEYLTPIYLYSSFLYYISLTGLEKSDQAVGIRLKNSYGSVIVTGESRFNYLLQIYQFNQQNITDDLDVTFDFGNDRNISFKLKSYYSQFNQVDLPTSHIETFYPPEILSTEYNFNQFGSSCNPVVQSTINTNIARPYQYYFFMYSPIYSLPIKGTKGNMTYIGSIMGGSTLVTANGYSSIDSTVYNPNITDLNIPMMGPTSTYLSQENTEALINSLSFYNGYQYQGTDLFLYIYGVTVYQSWPYGFYSGNNANYEFKTSFNRLKETSPTASNYFYIGSSSSNIEIYQSLTFPTKVSTPPQLISYRYTKVSDYMYILSLKIESSSGVRSINTYSPLNAFGSGTLVSGTIYDGVFEIVGTPDQLLYVSIYDQLGNGKDYNPGDVISIDPLVIFDLPLEIKFVLNITNFNITFLKNNLDLTDNSYNIMYIDFNDYVPIKKSLSLLLIDIISFPVERDSSDSDGMIVKLPFKYNAQTKKYECKFIVPKNNMFGKILYTVFYGNLLGIHSNELIEPLIANNTILDNQGPLFSSFEKIGNGSIISTTGTIGWRFNITDDLNGFESGYIKVMGSIDSSTYHFNFTIDDVIGDKFNCQYQILINITQPCISQEYRIIKVILFDTNKIASRFYLYTPILANAAILNPFLNLLNKGIDITIVPFECSDSTLVDSKPSLLSFTPSTSVIDVGATNRTISFDFSFGTSTSTIKQDQLPIVYINSLFSGLVECRDTILISYNNVEVVYKCSTELPIGFGYPNQLIFSIYGIVNNGGYFYGYTPKDLSTVTSGYYANTTYSFNQPTIKSTDRFYSDDNDLVLYGRGFSNVIQVNIVYRDGTLAPHSFPPLVVYESSAIKISGIKSTNKPFDITFSTSDTLTSNIYTVNPIYFNATIPPTPTESPSPTPTTTTTPTTTPIPTTTPIPTNPPQKCLGNPECGGKTQGFCSPTGCICYSPWIGTTCTSQIIIVPQPSINTTNPNVEIPTDNIGQSSETNSEESQKMIFKSLISLVSLRELDFNNKEVNNYKFDQWIYTPINEFKNQYFTTVSNTNITATLEWFNQSTPIQFANQNLTMNPSSIKYTIEITEYQFKSSLNQLQLVMAASLTTNSNDICTLNQFGNTSTGDDSNYLKIQIENHSLYGRFIKRAIIDNTVKSISNVLLDSSLNVIDSSSSSLQSFIGITIPNYKNSIVVDPDFSVLIDSKSASDEDDSVCTKNNSGLTTAQLAGIIVGSIAFAAVIVIATVYAITKSKKQKKFEMSINNKLNKLNNNK